One stretch of Cyanobacterium stanieri LEGE 03274 DNA includes these proteins:
- a CDS encoding HD family phosphohydrolase, translating into ALVDFMAIATRRTQRRLRRRDQFLWWLLSISVPIISLFDVGYNSLPAVGFLMSSFYGPVVAVTHVSLTAGLTLFQTGTLGWQYLVSSYAASVLAAIIASRLRSREELAFLGGGVGITQGAVYFVLILASSGAVGGFWYAIIPAAIWHGAVGLTYGVIALGISPYLERFFDLITPIRLAELSNTNRPLLKRLATEAPGTFQHTMFVSSLAEAAARKLNCNVELVRAGTLYHDIGKMHDPLGFIENQMGGKNKHDQINDPWQSADIIKKHVSEGILMARKHGLPQAIRNFIPEHQGTLLISYFYYQAKTQAEENPDIDIDETNFRYDGPIPQSRETGIVMLADGCEAALRSLKDATPEQAMAMVNKIFKARWRDHQLDDCGLRYDELPIIAEVFINVWQQFNHQRIVYPKGALEMKTSK; encoded by the coding sequence GCTTTGGTGGATTTTATGGCGATCGCCACTAGACGTACCCAAAGAAGATTGAGAAGGAGAGATCAATTTTTATGGTGGTTGTTAAGTATATCTGTACCAATCATTAGTTTATTCGATGTGGGTTATAACTCGTTACCCGCCGTAGGCTTTTTGATGAGTAGTTTTTATGGCCCAGTGGTTGCCGTTACCCATGTTAGTTTAACCGCAGGATTAACCCTATTTCAGACGGGAACTTTAGGATGGCAATATTTGGTTTCCTCCTATGCGGCCTCTGTTTTGGCGGCCATCATTGCTTCTCGTTTACGCTCACGGGAGGAGTTAGCCTTTTTGGGAGGGGGCGTAGGTATTACTCAGGGTGCAGTATATTTCGTCCTTATTTTAGCTTCTAGTGGTGCGGTGGGTGGTTTTTGGTATGCCATCATACCTGCGGCCATTTGGCATGGTGCCGTGGGCTTAACCTATGGAGTAATCGCCCTGGGTATTTCCCCTTATTTAGAAAGATTCTTTGATTTAATTACCCCCATCCGTCTGGCGGAATTATCTAACACCAATCGTCCTCTTTTAAAACGTTTAGCCACCGAAGCCCCTGGCACTTTTCAACATACGATGTTTGTATCATCCTTAGCCGAAGCGGCAGCGCGGAAGTTAAATTGTAATGTGGAATTAGTCAGGGCTGGTACTTTATACCATGATATTGGTAAGATGCACGATCCCTTAGGATTTATTGAAAATCAGATGGGGGGCAAAAATAAACATGATCAAATTAATGATCCTTGGCAAAGTGCTGATATTATTAAAAAGCACGTTAGTGAGGGGATTTTGATGGCTAGAAAACATGGTTTACCCCAAGCTATTCGTAATTTTATCCCTGAACATCAAGGGACTTTATTAATTTCTTATTTTTATTACCAAGCAAAAACCCAAGCCGAAGAAAACCCAGATATTGACATTGATGAAACTAATTTTCGTTATGATGGGCCGATTCCTCAATCAAGGGAAACTGGTATAGTTATGTTAGCTGATGGTTGTGAGGCAGCGTTGCGATCGTTAAAGGATGCAACCCCAGAACAAGCTATGGCTATGGTTAACAAGATTTTTAAGGCTCGTTGGCGAGATCATCAATTGGATGATTGTGGTTTACGTTATGATGAATTACCCATCATTGCGGAGGTGTTTATTAATGTCTGGCAACAGTTTAACCATCAACGCATTGTTTATCCCAAAGGTGCTTTGGAAATGAAAACTTCTAAATAA
- the coaE gene encoding dephospho-CoA kinase (Dephospho-CoA kinase (CoaE) performs the final step in coenzyme A biosynthesis.) has translation MIIGLTGGIATGKSTVSDYLQNKYQIPIVDADVLAREAVKVYSPIYKRIVKRYGAQILLADVSINRGKLGEIIFNDESEKLWLEAQIHPYVRQEIEREVRECEAPIMVLSIPLLFEAKMTDLVDQIWVVYADFETQVTRLQRRNGLSKESAIARITSQMPLREKLKRADIIIDNSGDIKDLYQIIDQQILTRT, from the coding sequence ATGATTATTGGTTTGACAGGGGGCATTGCCACGGGGAAAAGTACGGTATCGGATTATTTACAAAATAAGTATCAAATCCCCATAGTGGATGCGGATGTTTTGGCAAGGGAGGCGGTTAAGGTTTATTCCCCTATTTATAAAAGGATTGTGAAGCGGTATGGGGCGCAAATATTATTGGCGGATGTGAGTATCAATCGGGGCAAGTTAGGGGAGATTATTTTTAATGATGAGTCAGAAAAGTTGTGGCTAGAGGCGCAGATTCACCCTTACGTTAGGCAGGAAATAGAAAGGGAGGTTAGGGAATGTGAAGCACCCATCATGGTGTTATCTATTCCTCTTTTATTTGAAGCAAAAATGACTGATTTAGTAGATCAAATTTGGGTAGTGTATGCCGATTTTGAAACCCAAGTAACTCGACTGCAACGGCGTAATGGTTTGTCAAAAGAAAGTGCGATCGCCCGTATTACCAGTCAAATGCCCCTAAGAGAAAAACTCAAAAGGGCAGATATAATTATCGATAATTCAGGAGATATAAAAGACCTATATCAAATAATAGATCAACAGATCCTAACAAGGACCTAA
- the eno gene encoding phosphopyruvate hydratase: MLEQDSMLIEEIEAREILDSRGRPTVEAEVRLESGVVGMAQVPSGASTGSFEAHELRDEDPNRYGGKGVLKAVRNIREKIAPELLDIDAFDQVGIDTAMINRDGSPNKKNLGANAILAVSLANAKAAALELQVPLYRYLGGPLANVLPVPMMNVLNGGSHADNNVDFQEFMIMPVGAETFSESLRWGAEIFASLSKVLKDKGLLSGVGDEGGYAPNLGSNQEALDLLIQAIEVAGYKPGEQVALAMDVAASEFYKDGQYIYDGSAHSSEEFINYLGDLVAKYPIISIEDALQEDDWDTWKVLTDKLGSKVQLVGDDLFVTNATRLQKGIDLGVANAILIKLNQIGTLSETLETIDLATRKGYRSVISHRSGETEDTTIADLAVATRAGQIKTGSLCRSERVAKYNRLLRIEHQLGDRAVFAPKMGLGPC, encoded by the coding sequence ATGCTAGAACAAGATTCCATGTTGATTGAAGAAATCGAAGCTAGGGAAATATTAGATTCCCGTGGGCGCCCCACCGTAGAAGCAGAAGTACGTTTAGAAAGCGGTGTCGTCGGTATGGCTCAAGTACCTAGTGGAGCTTCTACAGGTAGCTTTGAAGCCCATGAATTGAGAGACGAAGATCCTAATCGCTACGGTGGTAAAGGGGTTTTAAAAGCCGTACGCAACATTAGGGAAAAAATTGCTCCCGAATTACTTGATATTGATGCTTTTGACCAAGTGGGCATCGATACGGCTATGATTAACCGTGATGGCTCTCCCAATAAGAAAAATTTGGGTGCTAATGCTATCCTTGCTGTATCCCTCGCCAACGCTAAGGCCGCAGCCTTAGAATTACAAGTCCCCTTATATCGTTATTTGGGTGGCCCTTTGGCCAATGTTTTGCCCGTACCCATGATGAATGTGTTAAATGGTGGTTCCCATGCCGATAATAATGTGGACTTCCAAGAGTTTATGATTATGCCTGTGGGAGCGGAAACTTTTTCCGAATCCTTAAGGTGGGGTGCAGAAATTTTTGCTTCTCTGAGTAAGGTTTTAAAGGACAAGGGCTTACTCTCTGGGGTGGGTGATGAGGGGGGCTACGCTCCCAATTTAGGCTCTAACCAAGAGGCTCTGGACTTGCTTATACAGGCGATCGAGGTGGCTGGTTATAAGCCAGGAGAACAAGTTGCCCTAGCTATGGATGTGGCAGCCAGTGAGTTTTATAAGGATGGACAATATATTTATGATGGCTCGGCCCATTCCTCTGAGGAATTTATCAACTATTTAGGGGATTTGGTGGCTAAATATCCCATTATTTCCATTGAGGATGCCCTACAGGAAGATGATTGGGATACTTGGAAGGTTTTAACTGATAAACTCGGTTCTAAGGTTCAATTAGTGGGGGATGATTTATTTGTAACTAATGCTACCCGTTTACAAAAGGGTATTGATTTAGGGGTAGCCAATGCTATTTTGATTAAGTTAAATCAAATTGGTACTCTTAGCGAAACTTTGGAAACCATTGATTTAGCTACTCGCAAGGGTTATCGTTCGGTAATCAGTCATCGCTCTGGGGAAACCGAAGATACTACCATCGCTGATTTGGCAGTAGCTACCCGCGCAGGGCAAATTAAAACTGGTTCTCTTTGTCGTAGTGAAAGGGTTGCTAAATACAATCGTTTATTACGCATTGAGCATCAATTGGGAGATAGGGCGGTGTTTGCTCCTAAAATGGGTTTAGGTCCTTGTTAG